One window from the genome of Microcebus murinus isolate Inina chromosome X, M.murinus_Inina_mat1.0, whole genome shotgun sequence encodes:
- the TMSB4X gene encoding thymosin beta-4, with the protein MSDKPDMAEIEKFDKSKLKKTETQEKNPLPSKETIEQEKQAGES; encoded by the exons ATGTCTGACAAGCCCGATATGGCTGAGATCGAGAAATTCGACAAGTcgaaattgaagaagacagaaaCGCAAGAGAAAAATCCACTGCCTTCCAAAGAAA CGATTGAACAGGAGAAGCAAGCAGGCGAGTCGTAA